The Candidatus Nanopelagicales bacterium genomic sequence CTTTGGTGCAGGCAGTCGCACAACAACTGGCGTTTGCGTGGCCATTGGATCCATCCCTCGACGTTGAAGTACCTGCACACAGTGCCGTAGGCAGATGGCGTAAATCCAGCCCAAACCGCTGTTCTGACCACACCCTTACCAAACCCCAACAAAGGGCGGCATTCATGTTCGCTTTGTCTCATGCGGTGTGCCATCCCCACAATCCGTGAAAGAAGGTGTGAACATGGGCAAATGGGTGCGCCACTGGCTTCTTCGTCGCGCCAGCCCCGCTCCCCCGACCTTCCGAAATCACCAAGAGGTTGGCTCACTGCTGGCATCACGGTGGGGATCGTCGTACTTCTTCTTATCCCCATCGGTGCGGCTATGCAGATCGTTTTGACAGCCCAATTTGATGACCGAACAAAGACTCAAGCCATAGTGATGATGGACCCAAGTCGTTTCTGGGGTGATGACGGCGATGTCTTGCAATCAAGAATTGATCACGCTGCTGAACTGTATAAAGCCAACGTGGCTCCAGTCATTATGTTGACGGGTCGCGATCGCGTGACCGAAATCGAACGACGCATGCTGATCGCCAAAGGCGTACCAAATCGCGACATCGTCAATTTCACAACGGGTGTTGACACCCTGGGCTCGCTGCAAATGATTGGTGCAGTCATGAGCGACCTTCATTGGGATTCAGCCACGATCGTCACTGACCCGCCTAACGCTGCACGTGCTTCAGCGATCGCCAGCGGGTTTGGCATTGATGCGCATGTTTCGCCAGCAAAGTCTGGCCCTGGAACAGCAATGACCAGTGACTACGTGGGCCGCGAAACTGCAGCACTCCTGCGCTATTACTTACTCACCCGATGGACGCAACCCCAACTCGTGCACAGCGCCTCGCATTAACCGCCGCTGACTGATAACTCTGCGTGACGCAGCAGTGACAATGCTTTTTCGTCGAGGTCTGGCGTATTGAGCCAACCGTCAGGCAATGATGGGCGCCGACCGCCAGAGGTGCGGCCTCGAGGGCCAGCACCCACCTCAACATTAAATTCTTGATTCGCATCAATCTGCGCAATCAATTCATCAAGTTGATTGAGGTCTTCAACATTGCCCATGGCCAAACGAATGCCCTGCTTGACACTAAATCCCTTGAGGTACCAAGCCATGTGTTTGCGAATATCGCGAATCCCTTTGAATTCGCCGTAGTCCTCGCACAACAGAGTTGCGTGGCGTTTCAG encodes the following:
- a CDS encoding YdcF family protein yields the protein MGAPLASSSRQPRSPDLPKSPRGWLTAGITVGIVVLLLIPIGAAMQIVLTAQFDDRTKTQAIVMMDPSRFWGDDGDVLQSRIDHAAELYKANVAPVIMLTGRDRVTEIERRMLIAKGVPNRDIVNFTTGVDTLGSLQMIGAVMSDLHWDSATIVTDPPNAARASAIASGFGIDAHVSPAKSGPGTAMTSDYVGRETAALLRYYLLTRWTQPQLVHSASH